From Osmerus mordax isolate fOsmMor3 chromosome 8, fOsmMor3.pri, whole genome shotgun sequence, a single genomic window includes:
- the dynlt1b gene encoding dynein light chain Tctex-type 1, translated as MDEFQTGEETAFVVDEVSTIIKESVEGAIGGNAYQHSRVNQWTTNVVEQCLSQLSKLGKPFKYIVTCIIMQKNGAGLQTASSCFWDNTTDGSCTVRWENKTMYCIVSVFGLAI; from the exons ATGGATGAGTTTCAAACTGGAGAGGAG ACTGCCTTTGTCGTCGACGAAGTGAGCACTATTATCAAAGAG TCAGTTGAAGGAGCCATTGGTGGAAATGCCTATCAGCATAGCCGAGTGAACCAGTGGACCACCAATGTAGTGGAACAGTGCCTGAGCCAACTCAGCAAGCTGGGCAAGCCTTTCAAATATATTG TGACATGTATCATCATGCAGAAGAATGGGGCAGGTCTGCAGACAGCCAGCTCATGCTTCTGGGACAACACTACTGATG GTAGCTGTACGGTCAGGTGGGAGAACAAGACCATGTACTGCATAGTCAGTGTTTTTGGCCTGGCAATCTGA
- the gtf2h5 gene encoding general transcription factor IIH subunit 5, with the protein MVNVLKGVLVECDPAMKQFLLYLDETSALGKKFIIQDLDDTHVFILAEVVHILQERVGELMDQNSFPVTQK; encoded by the exons ATGGTCAACGTCCTCAAGGGTGTCCTTGTTGAATG TGACCCGGCCATGAAGCAGTTTCTGCTGTACCTAGATGAAACGTCAGCCCTGGGAAAGAAATTCATCATCCAGGACCTGGACGACACGCACGTGTTTATCTTGGCTGAGGTGGTCCATATCCtccaggagagggtgggagagcttATGGACCAGAACTCTTTCCCCGTCACCCAGAAGTAA
- the tmem181 gene encoding transmembrane protein 181 isoform X1, whose product MDTDYSGLENPLYSELKYFCKKIQEAYNELKEDLTPYRDDRFYRLAPMRLYTLSKRHFVLVFVVFLVCFSLTVFIGIEGPSIIAETKCNGEELLVKNHSIKTGPFHLKSPPLTTYNQQLWLTCLMQVEHSNVVDFQQHFEINVELKGVMQDASVMHISNNVHQKPRTLHCGAKCDEIIVVHLGYLNYTQYQINVSFKGLENVTYDVKVNFMWKMYNPLFSQVEIWFRFVFVVLTFMVTCMFAHSLRKFSMRDWGIEQKWMSILLPLLLLYNDPFFPLSFLVNSWFPGTLDAFFQALFLCALLLFWLCVYHGIRVQGERKCLTFYLPKLVIVGLLWLSAVTLGIWQTVNELQDPTYQYKVDIANFQGMKIFFLIVVTLYILYLIFLIVRACSELKNMPYTDLRLKFLTALTFVVLVISMVILYLRFGSKALQDNFVAELSTHYQNSAEFLSFYGLLNFYLYTLAFVYSPSKNALYDSQLKDNPAFSMLNDSDDEVIYGSDYEEMPLQNGRAIKATAKYQDESDTD is encoded by the exons GTTGGCCCCTATGCGGCTCTACACCCTCTCCAAAAGACATTTTGTCCTTGTGTTCGTGGTCTTCTTGGTCTGCTTTAGCCTCACAGTCTTCATCGGTATTGAAG GCCCAAGCATAATTGCAGAGACCAAATGCAATGGCGAAGAACTGCTTGTAAAAAACCATTCAATAAAG ACTGGCCCCTTTCACCTGaagtctcctcccctcaccacctACAACCAGCAGCTGTGGCTCACCTGCCTGATGCAGGTGGAACACAGCAATG TGGTGGACTTCCAGCAGCACTTTGAAATCAACGTGGAGCTGAAGGGAGTGATGCAGGACGCCAGTGTGATGCACATCAGTAACAACGTGCATCAGAAACCACGCACGTTGCACTGTGGCGCT AAGTGTGATGAGATCATTGTGGTCCACCTGGGCTACCTGAACTACACCCAGTACCAGATTAACGTGAGCTTCAAAGGCCTAGAGAATGTTACCTACGACGTCAAAGTCAACTTTATG tgGAAGATGTATAATCCCTTGTTCTCGCAAGTGGAAATCTGGTTCCGCTTCGTCTTTGTGGTTTTGACCTTCATGGTGACG TGCATGTTTGCCCACTCACTGAGGAAGTTCTCCATGAGGGACTGGGGCATTGAGCAGAAGTGGATGTCCATcctgctgcctctccttctGCTGTACAATG ATCCATTTTTCCCTCTGTCGTTCCTGGTGAACAGCTGGTTCCCAGGAACCCTGGACGCGTTCTTCCAGGCCCTCTTCCTGTGTGCCCTGTTACTGTTCTGGCTCTGTGTCTACCATGGCATCAGGGTTCAG GGTGAGAGGAAATGTTTGACGTTCTACTTGCCCAAGCTGGTCATCGTAGGCCTCCTGTGGCTTTCTGCAGTGACACTGGGAATTTGGCAGAC AGTCAATGAACTCCAGGACCCAACCTACCAGTACAAAGTTGACATAGCAAACTTCCAG GGAATGAAGATCTTCTTCCTGATTGTGGTGACACTGTATATCCTGTACCTGATCTTCCTCATTGTCCGAGCATGCTCTGAGCTCAAGAACATGCCTTACACAG ATCTGCGCTTGAAGTTTCTGACTGCCCTGACATTTGTGGTCCTTGTGATAAG TATGGTCATATTGTACCTCCGGTTTGGTTCCAAGGCTCTACAAGACAACTTTGTTGCAGAGTTGTCCACCCACTACCAGAACT CAGCTGAATTCTTATCATTCTACGGCCTGCTCAActtttatttatacacattagCTTTTGTGTACTCCCCTTCTAAAAATGCTCTTTATG ATTCCCAATTGAAGGACAATCCCGCTTTCTCTATGCTTAATGACTCTGATGATGAAGTAATATATGG GAGCGACTACGAGGAAATGCCTTTACAAAATGGCCGTGCCATCAAAGCAACCGCCAAGTACCAGGATGAGAGCGACACTGACTGA
- the tmem181 gene encoding transmembrane protein 181 isoform X2, whose translation MDLLAPMRLYTLSKRHFVLVFVVFLVCFSLTVFIGIEGPSIIAETKCNGEELLVKNHSIKTGPFHLKSPPLTTYNQQLWLTCLMQVEHSNVVDFQQHFEINVELKGVMQDASVMHISNNVHQKPRTLHCGAKCDEIIVVHLGYLNYTQYQINVSFKGLENVTYDVKVNFMWKMYNPLFSQVEIWFRFVFVVLTFMVTCMFAHSLRKFSMRDWGIEQKWMSILLPLLLLYNDPFFPLSFLVNSWFPGTLDAFFQALFLCALLLFWLCVYHGIRVQGERKCLTFYLPKLVIVGLLWLSAVTLGIWQTVNELQDPTYQYKVDIANFQGMKIFFLIVVTLYILYLIFLIVRACSELKNMPYTDLRLKFLTALTFVVLVISMVILYLRFGSKALQDNFVAELSTHYQNSAEFLSFYGLLNFYLYTLAFVYSPSKNALYDSQLKDNPAFSMLNDSDDEVIYGSDYEEMPLQNGRAIKATAKYQDESDTD comes from the exons GTTGGCCCCTATGCGGCTCTACACCCTCTCCAAAAGACATTTTGTCCTTGTGTTCGTGGTCTTCTTGGTCTGCTTTAGCCTCACAGTCTTCATCGGTATTGAAG GCCCAAGCATAATTGCAGAGACCAAATGCAATGGCGAAGAACTGCTTGTAAAAAACCATTCAATAAAG ACTGGCCCCTTTCACCTGaagtctcctcccctcaccacctACAACCAGCAGCTGTGGCTCACCTGCCTGATGCAGGTGGAACACAGCAATG TGGTGGACTTCCAGCAGCACTTTGAAATCAACGTGGAGCTGAAGGGAGTGATGCAGGACGCCAGTGTGATGCACATCAGTAACAACGTGCATCAGAAACCACGCACGTTGCACTGTGGCGCT AAGTGTGATGAGATCATTGTGGTCCACCTGGGCTACCTGAACTACACCCAGTACCAGATTAACGTGAGCTTCAAAGGCCTAGAGAATGTTACCTACGACGTCAAAGTCAACTTTATG tgGAAGATGTATAATCCCTTGTTCTCGCAAGTGGAAATCTGGTTCCGCTTCGTCTTTGTGGTTTTGACCTTCATGGTGACG TGCATGTTTGCCCACTCACTGAGGAAGTTCTCCATGAGGGACTGGGGCATTGAGCAGAAGTGGATGTCCATcctgctgcctctccttctGCTGTACAATG ATCCATTTTTCCCTCTGTCGTTCCTGGTGAACAGCTGGTTCCCAGGAACCCTGGACGCGTTCTTCCAGGCCCTCTTCCTGTGTGCCCTGTTACTGTTCTGGCTCTGTGTCTACCATGGCATCAGGGTTCAG GGTGAGAGGAAATGTTTGACGTTCTACTTGCCCAAGCTGGTCATCGTAGGCCTCCTGTGGCTTTCTGCAGTGACACTGGGAATTTGGCAGAC AGTCAATGAACTCCAGGACCCAACCTACCAGTACAAAGTTGACATAGCAAACTTCCAG GGAATGAAGATCTTCTTCCTGATTGTGGTGACACTGTATATCCTGTACCTGATCTTCCTCATTGTCCGAGCATGCTCTGAGCTCAAGAACATGCCTTACACAG ATCTGCGCTTGAAGTTTCTGACTGCCCTGACATTTGTGGTCCTTGTGATAAG TATGGTCATATTGTACCTCCGGTTTGGTTCCAAGGCTCTACAAGACAACTTTGTTGCAGAGTTGTCCACCCACTACCAGAACT CAGCTGAATTCTTATCATTCTACGGCCTGCTCAActtttatttatacacattagCTTTTGTGTACTCCCCTTCTAAAAATGCTCTTTATG ATTCCCAATTGAAGGACAATCCCGCTTTCTCTATGCTTAATGACTCTGATGATGAAGTAATATATGG GAGCGACTACGAGGAAATGCCTTTACAAAATGGCCGTGCCATCAAAGCAACCGCCAAGTACCAGGATGAGAGCGACACTGACTGA